The Legionella jordanis genomic sequence AATCGCTCTGCATATTTGATATTGGCAGCAGTAGCCTCGATTTTCAGGGTTTCAAAACAACGGACCCCTTTATAATAAAAGCTAATTCTTAGCGTTGTTTTGTCTGGAAGGCCACCTCTGTGTATGCGGTATTGTTATTTCATGCCATTTACATTTTGTTCTTGAAGTTTGCCATCTGGCTGCCCGCCTCTTTATTCTGGAAAATGCAAGAACATTACACGCAGGTACTGGGTAGGGATTTTTTATACCTGATAAAAAGCTCTTTATTTTTATGGGGATGTGCGGTTCTCCCGATACGTTTTGCGAGTCCGGC encodes the following:
- a CDS encoding Arm DNA-binding domain-containing protein, yielding MHRGGLPDKTTLRISFYYKGVRCFETLKIEATAANIKYAERLRGEI